The genomic stretch TACTCTGCCTGTAAACCTTTGAAAAACAATAATCATTTATTTTGCACACCTACTTAAATTAACCTTTATTGGTTACTGTGAGCAAATTTTTTGATCAATTAAATACTTAAAACCCTATGGAATCTTTAAATATTAAATCAGGTGATCGAGTGAGAGTAATCGAGTTACCACCGTATATCAAAACGGCGGATCCTATGCCCATGTTACGATCGTCTAAAGTAATTTGTGTGGGAGAAGAAGGAATTATTTTAAATCCTCGCCCTGCTGGTTATTGGGCAATTCGTTTTACTCAAGGTGCTTTTTTATTGGAGAATAAATATTTTCAATTAATTAACTAAAATGACGGCGAAAACGGAGATCAAGATTAGCTTTTTTGTGTTGATTACAATTAAGGCAAAGAGTCTGTAAATTACTCATATCATTACTTCCACCTTTCGCTAAGGGAATAATATGATCAATACTTAAAGTAGTTTCTTCAAGTTTTTTTCCACAACTTTGACACTGATATTTATCTCGATTATAAATATATTTTCTCACTTCGATCGGGATAAGAATACGGGGAGTTTTTTCCATTTTTTTATAATTATAGTCATTAAAAATAAGAATGAGACACTTAACTGTCACAATAACTGCGGATTATTTCATCTAAACTAATATCTTCTTTACTATACATTCTTGCCCTTTTTAATGCACTAAAATCATGTTCAATATCATTAAAGTCAGGAGAATAAGTTGGCAAAAATATCACTTGATGCCCTGCATTTTCTACTAACTCTTTTATTTTATTTTTTCTATGAATTGGTGCATTATCCATGATCAGTATTGAAAATTCTTTCAGGGATGGTAATAAATATTTTACAAGCCACACTTCAAAACTTTCTGCATTTAAACTTCCCCTGAAAATCATTGGTGCAATAAAGTCTCTTTCTTTTTTTCTTCTTCCTGCTACTAAACTTTCTCTTTTTCCTCGTTTTCCTTGCTTATTTCCATAAATTTTTTTCCCTTTTTTTGACCATCCATAAATACAACTACTTTTTTCTTCAAACCCAGATTCGTCAATAAATACAAGACTTTTGATGCCATGTTTTTTTACTAATTCTCTTATTGTTATTAAGTATTTTATTCTCTCTGTACTATTTCTCTCTCTATAGCGTAACTGTTTTTTTTTCTAGTAATCTTCATTCTTTTAAAAGCATAAGATATAGCGGGAACTGTTACTCCAAACTTGTTTGCTCTCTCAATTAATTTATCATCGGGATTTTCTATCACACCACGGTATAATGCTGACCAATTTAATTTGCGATGTCGATATTTCACGATAGTTGGTTTTAAATTTTCTCTGGTTAACCAGCGATATATTGAAGCTCTTGATACCCCGAAAATTCTACTTGCTTTAGTTACACTACCTTTATTCTCTACATAGTCAATAACCTTTTCTCTCAATTCTAAATTATGATACATTATAGTATTAGTAAAATCTGAATATTTGTTGATTTTAATTCTATCACTAACTGTCTCAGTGTTATTTTAAATAACTATAATCTTAATTTAATGATGATTCTTCAGGGCAAAATTCTACGGTAACTTTCAATTTTAATTTGCCTTTTTGCCAACCTAAGCTACCAACTTTTAATACTTCTACGTCAACACCGTCATTAATCCATTTTTTACGATTATTATGACTATTTTCTTTCTTTAAATCATTATTAGATATATCGATTAATTTACATTTAATACCTTCAAGTAAATATCCCAATTTAAACATAGATTGTCCCACATAAAAGCGATGTACATCTTCATCGATAATATTAATAGCGTGGGCTTCATTTTCCAAAGGTTGATAATTTTCTGACATGACTTAATTTGATTTTTGACTTACACAAAAAATTATATAATATTTAATCTAAATCTTCATATAAACTAGAGACGGCACAATTAAAATTAACACTTTTTATTACTAAATTTTCTTCTTCAGAAAAAGACTCTAATATCCACAAATTATTATCTTGTTTTGTGAATGAATCTACTCTTTTTTTACTTTGAGAAATAAGCACATATTCCCTTAAACTTTCTATTTTTCTATAGTCAGCAAATTTGTCTCCTCGATCGAAAGATTCCGTACTATCGGAGAGAACTTCTATAATAATTTGAGGATATTTTTTATAATAATTTAAACCTTTATCTTCTTCACTACAAGTAACTATCACATCAGGATAATAAAACACATTTAAACGATCGATTCTTACCTTCATATCTGCATTATAAACCCGACAATTACTACCTTTCAAGTGACTTTTTAACAAAAAAAACATATTTCCTGCAATAGTAACATGAGCCGAACTTGCACCAGGCATTTCGTAAACCTCACCATTAATATATTCATGTTTGATTAAATTAGTTTTTTCCTGAGATAAATATTCTTCGGAAGATAATTTTTTAACGTCTTGAATAGCTATCATTTTATTTACCTAATTATTCTTATTTTATGGTTACTATAGCAAATATTTTTAGTTAATCTTCTGAATTTAATAGAAGAAGGGGGGAATATTATTCAACCCCTACAAACAAAAATGTTTGGTTTTAAAAACCTACTTTTAATTTGATTCGTTAATGTCAATTAATGGTAATTTTCGTTCGTAAACTTGCATGGCTTCTAAGCAATTATTAATGCTAGAAATCCCTTGATTATAAATTATACAATCTTCTTTTATTTCTGTCATTAATTGTTGATTATAAGCTAATTTTTCTTTGACTTCTTGTTCTAAATTTTGTTGTAAATTTTCTCTCGCTAAATCATATTGATCTAAAATATTTTCTCGTATTTGTTCTGCTAATGGTAATAAATTTGTCTTGAGAGTTTGATTAATTGATTGCCGAAAAACTTCTCGAATTGTTTTGTTTACTTTTGGCTCAAAATCCAATTTTAACAGTTGACGAATAGCTGGTTCTGCCTCTACCATTGCAGATACATCATAGGTTTGTGATGTCTGTTTTAATGTCTCCCGAAATTGATAGATAGAAAATGTACCTTCACTATAAAACTGTGGTGTTTCTCTTACATATCGATCGCACTCTGTCGTAGCAACAGTTGTCAGACCGTAGTATAAATTATTCTCTAAAACATTGAATTGATTTTCAATGCCACTATCATTACCTAATAAACGATAAAGTTGACGATAACAATCCTGTTGACGTACATCAAGAGTTAAATTAGTAATCAAGTTTTTAACTAAGTCTTTTAATTCTTCAACTAAAACATCTTCAAGGGAATTTGCAAGATAATATAAAGCCTCCACTAAAACTGCAATTAAAGGTGCTGTAGAGTTTCTAGGATGTGCTTTAACGGCTAAACTATAGGTATCACTCACTGAAAATGTTTGTAATAATTCATCTAATCGATTGACAAAACGTGTTTGCATTTTATTAAAATCTTGATTAAATAACTTATTTTCTTGATTAACAATTTCGTTTATTTCTTTTTCTATATAACGATAAAATTCATCGCCAATTTGCTGTAATTGAGTGTTTAAACGAGCTAATTCTTGTTGTTTCATTGCCTCAATTTCTTGAGGTTGACTATCTAAATCTGTTTGTTGATTTTGATAAAATTTCTTGATAGCAATGGCAATAGGTTGTAAATCATCAGCTAAATTAGTAAATAATTGTGGTCTTTTTTCTTCTGTTAAATAACGGGTAATTTCTTGTTTAAAATTATCAATTCCACTATCATTTATTAACTGATCAATTAAGGGCATTCCCCATTCACTTAAAATTCTTAAATAGTTTTGATTAGGGGTTTCATAACCATGGACAGAAACTTTAAAATTAGTGCGAGTTAATTTACCAGAGACACAGTAGTTATTAAATTCACTAATGAATTGAGGGGTTTCTTCTTCTCCTCCTAATCCTTTTATACTGTCTTTAAATATGCTATCTAATCCGAATCGATCGTTAAAGGAAGTTTTCTTAATTTGTGTGCCATAAAAACCTAATAATCCACTGGTTTTATAGACTCGATTTGTGTGATTAAATTCTGTAGCAATTAAATGCTCTAATCGTTGTCTTAATTGACCAGAAGACCATGTTTCATCAATGCGATTAAACATATAAAAAACTCGATCTCTGATAGCAGGATTAGATTTAATTTTTTCTAATAAATTCGTCTCCGCTTGAGTTAATTCTCCGGCAGAAGCTGGTTTTAAGACACAAACAACAAGAGAAGTATCAGGATTTTCGATTTTATCATAGGCTAACTTGGCATCTTTTTGAATGGGAGCATCGATACCGGGTAAGTCAACCAAAACGTTGCCATCTTCAAGGAGGGGATGATGACAATAATAATCAAGACGTTTTAAGACAGCTGAATTTTTGCCTCGACGAGCATAAGTTGCCGCTTCTGTGAGATTATTAAAGTTAAATTGCTCCATTGAATAAGTAGCATTAGTATCAAGTTTAATTTTGTCTTTGTTGTCCTCAAAACCTTCTAATAATAGGTTTAAAGCGTTAGCTTGTTTTGCTTCTTCTGACTTGTTAATTCCCCCTTCTTGGTTGATAATTTGTTGGGCTTCTTGCCTTAATTGTTCAATAACATGAATTTGATTAACGTAAATATCGGTTAAGTTGATATTTAAGCGCTTAGAAATCATCAAAATTTGCTCAATAATTTCATTTTCACTCAAGAACGTTAATACTACTTTTTCCTTTTGTGGAGGTGCATATTCGATGTAACATTCAATTCCCGTAGCGTGACCTTCTGCACTATATAATAATTCACGTCCTAATAAAGCATTGATTAACATCGATTTTCCGGCACTAAACGCACCGGCAAAAACTATCTCGAAACGAGGAGATATAGCTTTTCTCAGAGATGTTTCTAATTGGGAAGTATCTTGATGCGATCGAAGTTGTGGATTTTTTTGCAATAATTCAAGTATTTGACTAACTTGGGAAGCCAAATTAAGACATTGGGGAGGAATTTTTGTCATGAAATGATAGTCTAATAAAGTTTCATGTTACTATCATATATTAGAGATTATGTAAAAACAGGAAATTTCAAGATTTAATTAATAATTGTTAATTTGATTTTGGGGAATACAATTTTTAAATTAAGTGTCCATCTTCCAATTCAATAATTCTCTCCGCTACGTCTAAAATACGATCGTCATGGGTAACAATAAGAATCGTACAACCTTGCTCTTTTGCCAATTTTTGCATAATTTCCACCACATCTCGACCAGATTTACTATCTAATGCCGCCGTAGGCTCATCGGCTAAAACTAGCTTGGGGTGAGACACTAAGGCACGAGCGATCGCAACTCTTTGTTTTTGTCCTCCCGATAAATTATCAGGGTAGTAATCAACTCTGTCACCTAATCCCACAGCAGTTAACATTTCGATCGATTTTTCTTTGGCTTCTTTAGGAGAATATTGTGAATGTAGCTCGATCGACATTTGTACATTTTGTCTAGCAGTAAGGGATTTTAATAAATTATGAGCTTGGAAAATATAACCAATATTTCTTCTAGTTTGAATTAATAAATTATTATTAGCATGAATTAATTGTTTACCAAAGACTTTCAAACTACCATGACTGGCAGTTCTTAAAGCTCCCATTAACGTTAACAAAGTAGTTTTTCCTGAGCCAGAAGGCCCTTTCATAATAAGTACTTCTCCTTTTTTTAAAGTTAAATTAATATCAAAAAGAGTTTGTTTTTTAATATTATTATTACTATAATAAAAGTCTAAATGTTCTATCTCAACAACCTTATCATTATCTAACAAACTAATATCATTCGAGATTTCTGTTAAAGTAATCATAATTTATAAAAAAATTTTTCAGTTAATAATTTTAATTAATTAAATAGATATTTTTTATATTAAATATTAATAAAATTTTGTAAATATTTAATCCATTTTACTGCTAAATTAACATCAGTAAAAGGTACATTTATTAAATTATTATCGATTAATAAAAACTGCAAATTAGCCTCTCCTCGATCGGGCGAACTATCAATATTTACTATTTTATTTTTAATAGTTAAATCAATTTTAGCTATATTTTGCAATGAAAAAGTTTGCAGATCTATAATACCTTTAGGAGTAGGTTTTCCCCATGTAATTAAATTTCCTTTTTTCCCTAAAACGGAATAAATGTCATATTTTGCATTATCAAATTGTTCAGCCCAAAGTTTATAAGCCTCAACTTTTTCATATTCTTTTTTGCCGGTGATAGCTAGCCAGATAAAAACCACTAACAGAGGCAACCACAATAAACCACGTTCCATGTTAAAATTGGCAACAAAAATTAAATAAGACTACCATAGAATAAAATTAGTCTATCAAAAATATAGATTTACTAACTAAGAATAATTATATGACTTCTTATACAACTTCCTCCGCTAGAGCCGAAATGAATGAATTGAGACGACTCAAAACTTTACTCCCCCCAGAATTGCAGAGTTGGGTGATGATAGAAGCATCTACGGAAGTTAATCCCCCTTTAATCCGCAGTGAAGAATTAGGCAAAGACGAAGTAGAAATTCAAATTGACTTAGCAAAGTGGGAAAACTTGGCAATTGATCAACGAAATTTGATGTTTTGGCATGAAGTAGCCCGTATTCAAAATGATAGTATTCCCCGAGAAGGTTGGGAAATGGCCGCCTTAGCGATTGGTTTAGGTGGTGCGGTAGGTGAGTTGTGGGTACAGGATGGTTTATTGTTATTATTAGCATTAGGTTTATGTAGTATTTCTGGTTATCGACTTTGGCAGAAAAATAATGGTGACAAGAATCTCAAGGAAGCCATCGAAGCAGATGAAAAAGCGATTATTATTGCCACTCGTTTCGGTTATTCTATGAAAAATGCTTATCAAAGTTTAGGTAGTGCATTTAAAACTTTAATAGAACAAACTCCGAATCGTAGTCAACGAAAGAAATATGAAGAACGTTTACAAGCATTACGTCGTAGTGCGGCCAAAGCTAAACAAAAACAAGATCAACCTTCAGAAAATCAACCCTTGAAGACTCCTCCTGTTCGATCGAGAAGTAGTGCTAGAATGAAAAATATTTAGGGAATGAGGAATGAGTAATAAGGAATAAGGAATTTTTAACATAACCCACTTTGAAATTTATTTCAAATCTAATAGTGAAAGTCAGCTAAAGCGACTATGAGCAATTAACTGTTCACTAAAAACTCATTATCTCTTTCCATTCTCAACTTTTCATTTATAAAAATTTTTGTTAGTTTAAATATTTTTTGATGACTTCAACAGTGTCTTTTCCCGTTTTTTCCCAACTAAATTTTTTAGCTCTTTTTAAACCTAATTCTATCAGTTGTGATCGAAGTTGATCATCTTCAGCCATTTGATTCATAGCTGAACTAATACTGTTAATATTGTGGGGATTAACTAATAATCCTGCCTCTCCTACTACCTCTGGTAAAGAAGATATATTAGAAGTAATAACAGGAGTACCACAAGCTATCGACTCTAATACAGGAAAACCGAAACCTTCCCAAAGAGTAGGAAAGACAAGAGCTTGAGCTTGATTAAGTATTCGTGGTAAATCTTCAGAAGAAACATAATCTAAAAATTTTACTTGATTTTCAATTCCAAGTTCGATGGATTGTTGTTGTAAAAATGGAGTATATCGATCGTCAGAAGGCCCTGCTAACCATAACTCATAATTTTTCTGATATTTAAACTTAGCAAAAGCCGAGATAATTTTACTAACATTCTTATGAGGATCATGTCGGCCTAAATAGAGAAAATAAGGAATTTTGTCGTGGGGTTTTAATGAGTCTAAAACCTTAAAATTTTCAGGATTATAACCTAAGTAAATAGGTGTTATTTTTTGAGCCCGAATATGAAAATAATTGATAATATCATCAGCCGTTGCTTGGGAATTGCAGATAATATGTTCGGCTTGTTGACAAACTTGGGGAATATAATAACGAAAGTAAGGAGTTAGAGGAGATTTTTTCTTCGGAAAACGAATAGGGATTAAATCATGTACCATAACAATCCCCCGACACTTAGAAAAAAGAGGCATTTCTGGCACAGGAGAAAATAATAAATTCGCCCTCAAATTATGATAAAGATTTGGTAACTGAAACTGAGTCCACTTTAATCGTAAAAAATGCCCTTTACTTCCATAATCAGGACTTAAATTTTCACTGATAAAAATAGGATTTTGATAATTATCGTTAAGATATTTTTCCCCTAATAAACTTGTGTAGGGTAAAGAAGAAAAATAAGGTATGATATTATTAATATAATTGGTGATTCCCGTAGGTTTAGTCACCAACATTGACAAATTTAAAAGTAGTTTTTGAGATTTATCTATATTAGTCAATATAATTTTTCACTGGATAGAGAAGAAGAATTGAAAATTAGGTTTTAGTCAATAGTCATTGCTAACATTCCTTTTCGCCGACTTTTACTATTCGCCTTGAAATTAATTTCAAAGTGAGTAGTGTTAAAAATTCCTAATTCTAAC from Geminocystis sp. NIES-3709 encodes the following:
- the sipA gene encoding regulatory protein SipA; this translates as MESLNIKSGDRVRVIELPPYIKTADPMPMLRSSKVICVGEEGIILNPRPAGYWAIRFTQGAFLLENKYFQLIN
- a CDS encoding dynamin family protein, coding for MTKIPPQCLNLASQVSQILELLQKNPQLRSHQDTSQLETSLRKAISPRFEIVFAGAFSAGKSMLINALLGRELLYSAEGHATGIECYIEYAPPQKEKVVLTFLSENEIIEQILMISKRLNINLTDIYVNQIHVIEQLRQEAQQIINQEGGINKSEEAKQANALNLLLEGFEDNKDKIKLDTNATYSMEQFNFNNLTEAATYARRGKNSAVLKRLDYYCHHPLLEDGNVLVDLPGIDAPIQKDAKLAYDKIENPDTSLVVCVLKPASAGELTQAETNLLEKIKSNPAIRDRVFYMFNRIDETWSSGQLRQRLEHLIATEFNHTNRVYKTSGLLGFYGTQIKKTSFNDRFGLDSIFKDSIKGLGGEEETPQFISEFNNYCVSGKLTRTNFKVSVHGYETPNQNYLRILSEWGMPLIDQLINDSGIDNFKQEITRYLTEEKRPQLFTNLADDLQPIAIAIKKFYQNQQTDLDSQPQEIEAMKQQELARLNTQLQQIGDEFYRYIEKEINEIVNQENKLFNQDFNKMQTRFVNRLDELLQTFSVSDTYSLAVKAHPRNSTAPLIAVLVEALYYLANSLEDVLVEELKDLVKNLITNLTLDVRQQDCYRQLYRLLGNDSGIENQFNVLENNLYYGLTTVATTECDRYVRETPQFYSEGTFSIYQFRETLKQTSQTYDVSAMVEAEPAIRQLLKLDFEPKVNKTIREVFRQSINQTLKTNLLPLAEQIRENILDQYDLARENLQQNLEQEVKEKLAYNQQLMTEIKEDCIIYNQGISSINNCLEAMQVYERKLPLIDINESN
- a CDS encoding DevA family ABC transporter ATP-binding protein; the encoded protein is MITLTEISNDISLLDNDKVVEIEHLDFYYSNNNIKKQTLFDINLTLKKGEVLIMKGPSGSGKTTLLTLMGALRTASHGSLKVFGKQLIHANNNLLIQTRRNIGYIFQAHNLLKSLTARQNVQMSIELHSQYSPKEAKEKSIEMLTAVGLGDRVDYYPDNLSGGQKQRVAIARALVSHPKLVLADEPTAALDSKSGRDVVEIMQKLAKEQGCTILIVTHDDRILDVAERIIELEDGHLI
- a CDS encoding KGK domain-containing protein yields the protein MSENYQPLENEAHAINIIDEDVHRFYVGQSMFKLGYLLEGIKCKLIDISNNDLKKENSHNNRKKWINDGVDVEVLKVGSLGWQKGKLKLKVTVEFCPEESSLN
- a CDS encoding Uma2 family endonuclease — translated: MIAIQDVKKLSSEEYLSQEKTNLIKHEYINGEVYEMPGASSAHVTIAGNMFFLLKSHLKGSNCRVYNADMKVRIDRLNVFYYPDVIVTCSEEDKGLNYYKKYPQIIIEVLSDSTESFDRGDKFADYRKIESLREYVLISQSKKRVDSFTKQDNNLWILESFSEEENLVIKSVNFNCAVSSLYEDLD
- a CDS encoding HNH endonuclease, with product MEKTPRILIPIEVRKYIYNRDKYQCQSCGKKLEETTLSIDHIIPLAKGGSNDMSNLQTLCLNCNQHKKANLDLRFRRHFS
- a CDS encoding DUF3318 domain-containing protein, which translates into the protein MTSYTTSSARAEMNELRRLKTLLPPELQSWVMIEASTEVNPPLIRSEELGKDEVEIQIDLAKWENLAIDQRNLMFWHEVARIQNDSIPREGWEMAALAIGLGGAVGELWVQDGLLLLLALGLCSISGYRLWQKNNGDKNLKEAIEADEKAIIIATRFGYSMKNAYQSLGSAFKTLIEQTPNRSQRKKYEERLQALRRSAAKAKQKQDQPSENQPLKTPPVRSRSSARMKNI
- a CDS encoding glycosyltransferase family 1 protein produces the protein MLVTKPTGITNYINNIIPYFSSLPYTSLLGEKYLNDNYQNPIFISENLSPDYGSKGHFLRLKWTQFQLPNLYHNLRANLLFSPVPEMPLFSKCRGIVMVHDLIPIRFPKKKSPLTPYFRYYIPQVCQQAEHIICNSQATADDIINYFHIRAQKITPIYLGYNPENFKVLDSLKPHDKIPYFLYLGRHDPHKNVSKIISAFAKFKYQKNYELWLAGPSDDRYTPFLQQQSIELGIENQVKFLDYVSSEDLPRILNQAQALVFPTLWEGFGFPVLESIACGTPVITSNISSLPEVVGEAGLLVNPHNINSISSAMNQMAEDDQLRSQLIELGLKRAKKFSWEKTGKDTVEVIKKYLN